The Rhinoraja longicauda isolate Sanriku21f chromosome 19, sRhiLon1.1, whole genome shotgun sequence genome includes a window with the following:
- the LOC144602570 gene encoding putative G-protein coupled receptor 139 produces the protein MAVADLMVLTFHVILYQIINGYFPYSFFNYTSVCKVNLTLLFVSLDCSVWLTVAFTFDRYVAICHQSLRPRYCTERNATVAIVVVLCSSVVENIPYYFIYEPREVIGNVEWACYVKSSFYTTHIWTVFLWVETILAPFAPYVLILLLNPLTIRHIILANRVRSGLRGNSSTAKNTDPETENRRKSIVLLLAISGSFILLWMVNLICFICVQFTDTQFLEANYNEPFTIAELSGYMLKFLSSCTNTFIYAVSQRKFREELKNVIKLPVVLVAKVAEYIK, from the coding sequence ATGGCAGTCGCTGACTTAATGGTTCTTACATTTCATGTGATCTTATACCAGATAATTAATGGTTATTTCCCATATTCGTTCTTCAATTACACTTCGGTTTGTAAAGTTAATCTCACCTTACTTTTCGTTTCCCTTGACTGCTCCGTCTGGCTAACTGTGGCTTTCACTTTCGATCGATACGTTGCTATTTGCCACCAATCCTTACGACCAAGATATTGCACTGAAAGGAATGCGACTGTGGCTATAGTGGTGGTGCTTTGCTCCAGCGTTGTAGAAAACATCCCATACTATTTCATATATGAACCTCGGGAGGTTATTGGTAACGTGGAGTGGGCGTGCTATGTAAAATCAAGCTTCTACACAACACACATTTGGACAGTTTTTCTGTGGGTGGAAACGATATTGGCCCCATTTGCACCCTACGTGTTGATCTTGCTTCTAAATCCCCTGACCATCAGACACATTATACTGGCTAATCGAGTGAGGAGCGGTCTACGAGGAAACAGCAGCACTGCGAAAAACACAGACCCGGAGACGGAGAATCGTAGGAAATCCATAGTCTTGCTGCTGGCCATATCCGGCAGTTTCATCCTCTTGTGGATGGTTAATTTAATTTGTTTCATATGCGTACAATTCACTGACACACAATTTTTGGAAGCAAATTACAACGAGCCGTTCACCATTGCGGAACTCTCGGGATACATGCTGAAGTTTTTGAGTTCTTGCACGAACACCTTTATTTATGCTGTGTCTCAGAGAAAATTCAGAGAAGAATTGAAAAATGTAATCAAATTACCTGTGGTTCTTGTCGCTAAAGTAGCCGAGTATATTAAATGA